A region from the Catellatospora sp. TT07R-123 genome encodes:
- a CDS encoding tetratricopeptide repeat protein, with protein MLRGFRLRVGWTQEELAERCGISVHAISVLESDRRRPRLSSVSRLVDALGLDSGERDRLIAAGTGRAKPDDTGTAGPAGAPAPQQLPADLSDFTGRTQQVNQVRELCEARLDRTGVIVLSAVVGAGGVGKTSLAVHVGHGLRPRFPDGQLYASLRGMTTPARPVDVLDQFIRALGGHPAAATDSEDATAARYRTLVADRRILIVLDDAADAAQVRPLLPGTTTCAVLITSRHRLAGLDGVARIDLDVMSPADGLTMFERIVGAQAVAAEPEASWQVLRACGGLPLAIRMAAARLTAEPGWRIRTLADRLADRSRLLDELEVEDRAVRATLAVGHQRLTAAQARAFALLGRWTGPELGVEAAAALLDRSVADTGAVLRDLAAVHLLTSPSPDRYAFHDLVRTYAAEQPVDGQAEAVRRLTGWYLHCVDAAMPYLRSTPLRLDLASSESGRPALRFADRVAAVAWLDLEHANLVAAVECAGGAGAADIAWRLPVLLGNYFLLRGRWADWAQTCATGLAAARATGDLHGQCRVLNGLGGVLVRQGRPADSAACLREAVEISRAAGVTSAEIAALSNLGYTYGEMGDLDGAVEAHLAALELSREAEERFSEGNLLGNLSRIAFLRGDFTQAISRCEQAAAIFLAIGDHHTHAMVLNNLGEIHSAAGDHPTAVSYLTEAVRRHRELDNRHMQADALVTLGNALCLNGQPAEGRQRWQQALEVMESADDPRTGTLRSALADVTPQTTGLSL; from the coding sequence ATGCTGCGCGGTTTCCGGCTGCGCGTCGGCTGGACGCAGGAGGAACTGGCCGAGCGGTGCGGCATCTCGGTCCACGCCATCAGCGTCCTGGAATCCGACCGCCGCCGACCCCGCCTGTCCTCGGTCAGCCGGCTCGTCGACGCGCTCGGACTCGACAGCGGCGAGCGCGACAGGCTCATCGCCGCCGGCACCGGCCGTGCCAAGCCCGACGACACCGGTACGGCCGGACCTGCCGGCGCCCCGGCGCCCCAGCAGCTACCGGCGGACCTGAGCGACTTCACCGGCCGTACCCAGCAGGTGAACCAGGTGCGCGAGCTCTGCGAGGCGCGCCTGGACCGCACCGGCGTCATCGTGCTGTCCGCCGTGGTCGGCGCGGGCGGGGTCGGCAAGACGAGCCTGGCCGTCCACGTCGGCCACGGCCTGCGCCCGCGTTTCCCCGACGGGCAGCTCTACGCGAGCCTGCGCGGCATGACCACCCCGGCCCGGCCGGTCGACGTCCTCGACCAGTTCATCCGTGCCCTGGGCGGCCACCCCGCCGCCGCGACCGACAGCGAGGACGCCACGGCGGCGAGGTATCGCACCCTGGTGGCCGACCGCCGCATCCTCATCGTGCTCGACGACGCGGCCGACGCCGCCCAGGTGCGTCCGCTGCTTCCCGGCACGACCACGTGCGCGGTACTGATCACCAGCCGTCACCGGCTGGCCGGGCTCGACGGCGTGGCCCGCATCGACCTGGACGTGATGAGTCCCGCCGACGGCCTGACCATGTTCGAGCGGATCGTGGGCGCGCAGGCCGTCGCCGCCGAGCCCGAAGCCAGCTGGCAGGTCCTGCGGGCCTGCGGCGGGCTGCCGCTGGCGATCCGGATGGCCGCCGCCCGGCTGACCGCCGAACCCGGCTGGAGGATCCGCACGCTGGCCGACCGGCTGGCCGACCGGTCCCGGCTGCTCGACGAGCTCGAAGTCGAGGACCGGGCGGTCCGCGCGACCCTGGCCGTCGGCCACCAGCGGCTGACCGCCGCGCAGGCCCGCGCGTTCGCCCTGCTCGGCAGGTGGACCGGTCCCGAACTCGGCGTCGAGGCAGCGGCCGCGCTGCTCGACCGGAGCGTCGCCGACACCGGGGCCGTCCTGCGTGACCTGGCCGCGGTGCACCTGCTCACCAGCCCGAGCCCGGACCGGTACGCCTTCCACGACCTGGTCCGCACGTACGCGGCCGAACAGCCCGTCGACGGGCAGGCCGAGGCGGTCCGCCGGTTGACCGGCTGGTACCTGCACTGCGTCGACGCGGCCATGCCGTACCTGCGCAGCACCCCCCTGCGGCTGGACCTCGCCTCGTCCGAGTCCGGCCGGCCGGCCCTGCGGTTCGCCGACCGGGTCGCCGCCGTCGCGTGGCTGGACCTCGAGCACGCCAACCTGGTGGCGGCAGTCGAGTGCGCGGGCGGTGCCGGCGCCGCCGACATCGCCTGGCGGCTGCCCGTGCTGCTGGGAAACTACTTCCTGCTGCGCGGCCGGTGGGCGGACTGGGCCCAGACGTGCGCGACCGGGCTGGCCGCGGCCCGCGCGACCGGCGATCTGCACGGTCAGTGCCGTGTCCTCAACGGGCTCGGTGGCGTCCTGGTCCGGCAGGGCCGCCCCGCCGACTCTGCGGCCTGCCTGCGCGAGGCTGTCGAGATCAGCCGGGCCGCCGGTGTCACGTCCGCCGAGATCGCCGCGTTGAGCAATCTCGGCTACACCTACGGCGAGATGGGCGATCTCGACGGCGCCGTCGAGGCCCACCTCGCCGCCCTGGAACTCAGCCGCGAAGCCGAGGAACGCTTCTCGGAGGGCAACCTGCTCGGCAACCTCTCCAGGATCGCGTTCCTGCGCGGCGACTTCACCCAGGCGATCTCCCGGTGCGAGCAGGCGGCGGCGATCTTCCTGGCGATCGGCGACCACCACACCCACGCGATGGTCCTCAACAACCTCGGTGAGATCCACAGTGCCGCCGGAGACCACCCCACCGCCGTCTCGTACCTCACCGAGGCGGTGCGGCGGCATCGCGAGCTGGACAACCGCCACATGCAGGCGGACGCGCTGGTCACCCTCGGCAACGCCCTGTGCCTGAACGGCCAGCCGGCCGAGGGCCGGCAGCGCTGGCAGCAGGCGCTCGAAGTCATGGAATCGGCCGACGATCCGCGTACCGGCACACTGCGGTCCGCCCTCGCGGACGTGACGCCGCAGACGACGGGACTCAGCCTCTGA
- a CDS encoding LamG-like jellyroll fold domain-containing protein, translating to MTAAVLAMSAAAAVLPSPAGAAPVRPAGSPVSPARTRNVTPAKAVVPRERRPQQAAPPRWPSASSTDLALAGATRAVSSPVSVGAATGPARQSASAGPDLVRVDLLGHDAAVRAGVSGFLFSLSRRDAAPSSGEVRATLDYSAFAGAYSGDFAYRLAVVAYPACLATTPQVAACRSGTPVRADNDVAHQKISADLVAEPAARPAATVYALTSAPSAGAVGDYTADSLKPSDTWNTGTQSGGFSYSYPIAAPPAPGGLLPKIDLAYSSQSVDGRTSAVNGQASDVGMGWERSQPFIERQYRSCGDQWTFSGGASGIADSGDACWDSNKIADNATLSLDGVASPLVQNAQNTGQWTLKNDNGWTVQQLSGAVNDDKDGGEYWVITTTEGVKYFFGSGRTPASANPTSSVQTRPVFGKDSCTGGPVGTGGHHYCYKAYRWNLDYVVDPHGNSQSWYYNRDGNTSYQSVAANTKVGFTRDAYVADIYYGANPNGDGTWNQSGWMHFDYAYRCNNGTPTVPGTCTAPNSGSSFPDVPSDLICSTQTVCPTNAPVFYHTKLLTAITTRAADSTAGVTQAVAGWRDVDRYDLSYSYLATDDTATAASLWLRNITRTGYGNDGTTGSAPPQTTWLYSTWTQDAGANYVATPLPNRIDNNGNHGTRPPVNMYRLGEIVTPLGGLVRIGYYQPDPCTGPGPADVMSANSNLNNYDCFPQYLGAGDGQGTTTGGAGYGTSGTPWGWFNKYLVKYTVVQDNTAGYLDTATVGGTVLYNGYTGYAYQAAASEGDPNTGAAWRFTSNAIAPTGPAVAQRSWTDYRGYRNVTVTHAAAVCDELTCSAGTVDSRDAYVFMRGMDADCTDKQCTATRSVSVRSSFANDTRLPTGDPASSTLGSNDVIADRWEFNGRLRAHQHFDPSGNQMSGQVDWHSFAVDPGRTQLTNGYSSQSALVVPVYDVVWHANGRYGYTSYTHDNLGKVRTTSERRSDNTAYRCQTQYYARSGSAGPGDPTWELPSRAEHWSGDCASGTQDGWTVDSYDGYSGDGLTEPLTKGDLTATAQFTDAGHALTTSRVYDGYGRVTSMTDPTGSTTSTSYGRLYHNPLTVTTTNALGQVSSVDLDPGRGLTERSTDVNGNATALGYDSLGRLTGVWQPGDAPAGGLWNPSGGTPTDTFAYQSVTWSPITRTTGGTNMVTTSHRKPSGSGYTSRYAYVDGLGRTFQTATAAPDGTSSIYTATMFDPQGRVMRQIEPFQVANSAPSSGPRMLSGLTGIRETDTVYDAAGRPVSVSRLYQGAVVTRSGVSMTTSTAYLDDRKVVTGPSPTGSGTAATTTWLDEFGRETQVDQPGPAGVLSTRYQYDDHDYLRQITDAAGHDTVYGLDLLGRRLTGSDPDAGQTSSVYDGNGQVISATDALGQTTLTGYDALGRKTAVVNTGGFPYTTGKTGFWKLADGTGTTAADSGGTHPLALAGGAAWSTDRGGAAVFDGTSGAATATTAVVDTTASFSVSLWVKPQALGGVAAAQRAGTNTGFTIWADAADHLWHFRVGAGDSSPAPLADYAVSRIPATVGAWTHLTATFDAASHKLALYVNGTLSGTGTHNTAAADSGTFTLGAVRSQGVTTSFLHGSLSDVQVYPRALNTQETATVAGVVNATTYDSTTITNGKGRLATQTTYSGADAYTTAVTGYDSRGRSLGTSWTIPSAEPGFGGRTYTASVAYDAAGNATSLTYPGNDGLPAETATTTYDQYGDAVSLVGSQTYATGSFDVLNRLKGRTLGTGVVRTYGYEADTGALQGLAAASGGTTIQNDVYARNAASQVVSLTDTVNGQAQCYRYDSLARLTQAFTTTTASGCATPDHTFTPVPGETAYDTTYAYSAPVRTVSGTTVPAVTDGMNALAAVTDNITGTTTAYGYTDAAHEHAPTIVGAGTYTYDANGNQTGRTTAGTATTLTWNRLQQLESLTSGTSTTGNIYGADGTRLIRHDPSGDAVLFIGGEELVYTRAAGTVSANRYYALAGTTVAQRSASGVTYLLGDAQGTASLAVTSTGTVTRQYYTPFGNQRGGQALRPITDRGFLGHVQDYDVGLVENGARFYDPAAGVFISPDPVNTAGAGQLNAYAYAADNPVTYSDPSGLHVPPPESSYTTPPQCDWVCQALKAANAVADTVADGYHDPYRRSHLRPVDAMAPFKVAPAPSCGRNSLRSFFLGDGPCLTAGPWRSMTDYDDESILSTYWNGPGQYDFAAANETIDTIGSEQVKQYGETIEVAGIGANGTYSESHYQEHSVGSVMTVSLQGVPVSPPKGMELKVVVVPTYAVRQVRYEFNGHAVTSQQKVLIGVTPAFRDLNGGLYGWDGNNNLVPFIDLHPHGVSW from the coding sequence ATGACGGCGGCGGTCCTCGCCATGTCGGCGGCCGCCGCCGTCCTGCCGTCGCCCGCCGGCGCCGCACCGGTACGCCCGGCGGGCTCGCCGGTGAGCCCCGCCAGGACCCGCAACGTCACACCCGCCAAGGCCGTCGTTCCCCGCGAGCGCCGACCGCAGCAGGCCGCGCCGCCGCGCTGGCCGTCGGCGTCGTCCACGGATCTCGCCCTCGCCGGCGCCACCCGGGCCGTCTCCTCGCCGGTGTCGGTCGGCGCCGCCACCGGGCCGGCCCGGCAGTCCGCTTCGGCGGGCCCGGACCTGGTGCGGGTCGACCTGCTCGGCCACGATGCGGCGGTTCGCGCCGGTGTCTCCGGTTTCCTGTTCTCCCTGTCCCGGCGGGATGCGGCGCCGTCGAGCGGGGAGGTCCGCGCGACGCTGGACTACTCCGCCTTCGCCGGGGCCTACAGCGGCGATTTCGCGTACCGGCTGGCGGTCGTCGCCTATCCGGCCTGTCTCGCCACGACGCCGCAGGTGGCCGCCTGCCGCAGCGGCACACCGGTGCGGGCCGACAACGACGTCGCGCACCAGAAGATCTCGGCCGACCTGGTCGCCGAACCGGCCGCCCGGCCGGCCGCCACGGTGTACGCGCTGACCTCGGCGCCGTCGGCGGGCGCGGTGGGCGACTACACCGCGGACTCGCTGAAGCCGTCGGACACGTGGAACACCGGCACGCAGTCGGGAGGGTTCAGCTACAGCTATCCGATCGCGGCGCCACCGGCACCGGGCGGACTGCTACCCAAGATCGACCTGGCGTACAGCTCGCAGTCGGTCGACGGGCGCACCTCGGCGGTCAACGGGCAGGCATCCGACGTCGGCATGGGCTGGGAGCGCAGCCAGCCGTTCATCGAGCGGCAGTACCGCTCCTGCGGCGACCAGTGGACGTTCTCGGGCGGGGCCTCGGGGATAGCCGACTCCGGTGACGCCTGCTGGGACTCCAACAAGATCGCCGACAACGCGACCCTGTCGCTGGACGGCGTCGCGTCGCCGCTGGTGCAGAACGCGCAGAACACCGGTCAGTGGACGCTCAAGAACGACAACGGCTGGACGGTGCAGCAGCTGTCCGGGGCCGTCAACGACGACAAGGACGGCGGCGAGTACTGGGTCATCACCACGACCGAGGGCGTCAAGTACTTCTTCGGTTCCGGCCGCACCCCGGCCTCGGCCAACCCGACGTCGTCGGTGCAGACCCGGCCGGTGTTCGGCAAGGACAGCTGCACCGGCGGCCCGGTCGGCACCGGTGGCCACCACTACTGCTACAAGGCCTACCGGTGGAACCTCGACTACGTCGTCGACCCGCACGGCAACTCCCAGTCCTGGTACTACAACCGCGACGGCAACACCTCCTACCAGTCGGTCGCGGCCAACACCAAGGTCGGGTTCACCCGGGACGCGTACGTCGCCGACATCTACTACGGCGCCAACCCCAACGGTGACGGCACCTGGAACCAGTCGGGCTGGATGCACTTCGACTACGCGTACCGCTGCAACAACGGCACCCCGACCGTGCCCGGCACCTGCACGGCGCCCAACTCGGGGTCGTCGTTCCCGGACGTGCCCAGCGACCTGATCTGCTCGACGCAGACGGTGTGCCCGACCAACGCGCCGGTCTTCTACCACACCAAGCTGCTCACGGCGATCACCACACGGGCGGCGGACAGCACCGCCGGCGTCACCCAGGCGGTGGCGGGCTGGCGCGACGTCGACCGCTACGACCTGTCCTACTCGTACCTGGCCACCGACGACACCGCCACCGCGGCGTCGCTGTGGCTGCGCAACATCACCCGCACCGGTTACGGCAACGACGGCACGACCGGCTCCGCGCCGCCCCAGACGACCTGGCTGTACTCGACCTGGACGCAGGACGCCGGCGCCAACTACGTCGCGACGCCGCTGCCGAACCGGATCGACAACAACGGCAACCACGGCACCCGGCCGCCGGTGAACATGTACCGGCTCGGCGAGATCGTGACCCCGCTTGGCGGCCTGGTCCGCATCGGCTACTACCAGCCCGACCCGTGCACCGGGCCCGGGCCCGCCGACGTCATGTCGGCCAACTCCAACCTCAACAACTACGACTGCTTCCCGCAGTACCTCGGCGCCGGCGACGGCCAGGGCACCACGACCGGCGGCGCCGGCTACGGCACCAGCGGGACCCCGTGGGGCTGGTTCAACAAGTACCTGGTCAAGTACACGGTGGTCCAGGACAACACCGCCGGTTACCTCGACACGGCCACGGTCGGCGGCACGGTCCTGTACAACGGCTACACCGGATACGCCTACCAGGCCGCGGCCTCCGAAGGCGACCCGAACACCGGGGCGGCGTGGCGGTTCACCAGCAACGCCATCGCGCCGACCGGCCCGGCGGTGGCGCAGCGGTCCTGGACCGACTACCGGGGCTACCGCAACGTGACCGTCACCCACGCCGCCGCCGTCTGCGACGAGCTGACCTGCTCGGCCGGTACGGTCGACAGCCGGGACGCGTACGTGTTCATGCGCGGCATGGACGCCGACTGCACCGACAAGCAGTGCACCGCCACCAGGAGCGTCTCGGTGCGCTCGTCGTTCGCCAACGACACGAGACTGCCCACCGGCGATCCCGCCTCCAGCACGCTGGGCAGCAACGACGTCATCGCCGACCGGTGGGAGTTCAACGGGCGCCTGCGCGCCCACCAGCACTTCGACCCGTCCGGCAACCAGATGTCGGGCCAGGTGGACTGGCACTCCTTCGCCGTCGACCCCGGGCGCACGCAGCTGACCAACGGCTACAGCTCGCAGTCGGCGCTGGTCGTGCCCGTGTACGACGTGGTCTGGCACGCCAACGGCAGGTACGGCTACACCTCGTACACCCACGACAACCTCGGGAAGGTGCGCACCACCTCTGAGCGGCGCAGCGACAACACGGCCTACCGCTGCCAGACGCAGTACTACGCGCGGTCCGGCTCGGCCGGTCCCGGCGACCCGACCTGGGAGCTGCCGTCACGCGCCGAGCACTGGAGCGGCGACTGCGCCAGCGGCACCCAGGACGGCTGGACGGTCGACTCCTACGACGGCTACAGCGGTGACGGCCTGACCGAGCCGCTCACCAAGGGCGATCTGACGGCCACGGCGCAGTTCACCGACGCCGGCCACGCGCTGACCACGAGCCGGGTCTACGACGGATACGGCCGGGTCACCTCGATGACCGACCCGACCGGCAGCACCACGTCGACCTCGTACGGCAGGCTCTACCACAACCCGTTGACGGTGACCACGACCAACGCCCTGGGGCAGGTCAGCTCGGTCGACCTCGACCCCGGCCGGGGTTTGACCGAACGCAGCACCGACGTCAACGGCAACGCGACCGCGCTCGGATACGACAGCCTGGGCCGGCTCACCGGCGTGTGGCAGCCGGGCGACGCACCGGCCGGGGGCCTGTGGAACCCCAGCGGCGGCACCCCGACCGACACGTTCGCGTACCAGTCGGTCACCTGGTCGCCGATCACCCGGACGACCGGCGGCACCAACATGGTGACGACCAGTCACCGGAAGCCCTCCGGCAGCGGCTACACCTCCCGGTACGCCTACGTCGACGGCCTGGGCCGCACGTTCCAGACCGCGACCGCCGCCCCGGACGGGACGTCCTCGATCTACACGGCGACGATGTTCGACCCGCAGGGCCGGGTCATGCGCCAGATCGAGCCCTTCCAGGTCGCCAACAGCGCACCGTCCAGCGGCCCGCGCATGCTGAGCGGGCTGACCGGCATCAGGGAGACCGACACGGTCTACGACGCCGCCGGGCGGCCGGTGTCGGTGTCGCGGCTCTACCAGGGCGCCGTGGTGACCCGGTCCGGCGTCAGCATGACCACGAGCACGGCCTACCTCGACGACCGCAAGGTCGTCACCGGCCCCAGCCCGACCGGATCGGGCACCGCGGCCACCACGACGTGGCTCGACGAGTTCGGCCGCGAGACCCAGGTCGACCAGCCCGGACCCGCCGGCGTGCTGTCCACGCGGTACCAGTACGACGACCACGACTACCTGCGGCAGATCACCGACGCGGCCGGGCACGACACCGTCTACGGGCTCGACCTGCTGGGACGCCGCCTGACCGGCAGCGACCCGGACGCCGGGCAGACGAGCAGCGTCTACGACGGCAACGGCCAGGTGATCTCGGCGACCGACGCCCTGGGCCAGACGACCCTCACCGGGTACGACGCCCTGGGCCGCAAGACCGCCGTCGTGAACACCGGCGGCTTCCCGTACACCACGGGCAAGACCGGCTTCTGGAAGCTGGCGGACGGCACCGGCACGACCGCCGCGGACAGTGGGGGCACCCATCCGCTGGCCCTGGCCGGCGGCGCCGCCTGGTCGACCGACCGGGGCGGCGCGGCGGTCTTCGACGGCACCTCCGGCGCCGCCACCGCCACCACGGCGGTCGTGGACACCACGGCGTCGTTCAGCGTCTCCCTCTGGGTCAAGCCGCAGGCCCTCGGCGGCGTCGCCGCCGCGCAGCGGGCGGGCACCAACACCGGCTTCACCATCTGGGCGGACGCCGCAGACCACCTGTGGCACTTCCGGGTCGGTGCCGGTGACAGCAGCCCCGCGCCGCTGGCCGACTACGCCGTCTCCCGCATCCCGGCCACCGTCGGGGCCTGGACCCACCTGACCGCCACCTTCGACGCGGCGAGCCACAAGCTCGCGCTCTACGTCAACGGCACCCTGTCCGGCACCGGCACGCACAACACCGCGGCCGCCGACAGCGGGACCTTCACCCTCGGCGCCGTACGGTCGCAGGGCGTCACCACGTCCTTCCTCCACGGCTCCCTGTCCGACGTCCAGGTGTATCCCAGGGCGCTGAACACGCAGGAGACGGCCACCGTCGCCGGAGTCGTCAACGCCACCACCTACGACTCGACGACGATCACCAACGGCAAGGGCAGGCTCGCGACCCAGACCACGTACTCCGGCGCCGACGCGTACACCACCGCGGTCACCGGATACGACAGCCGCGGCCGGTCGCTGGGCACGTCCTGGACGATCCCGTCGGCCGAACCCGGGTTCGGGGGCAGGACCTACACCGCATCGGTCGCCTACGACGCGGCGGGCAACGCCACGTCGCTCACCTACCCGGGCAACGACGGCCTGCCCGCCGAGACGGCGACGACCACCTACGACCAGTACGGCGACGCCGTGTCGCTGGTCGGCAGCCAGACGTACGCGACCGGCTCCTTCGACGTGCTGAACCGGCTCAAGGGACGCACGCTGGGCACCGGTGTCGTACGCACCTACGGCTACGAGGCCGACACCGGTGCGCTGCAGGGCCTGGCGGCCGCCTCCGGCGGCACGACGATCCAGAACGACGTCTACGCCCGCAACGCGGCCAGCCAGGTCGTCTCGCTGACCGACACCGTCAACGGGCAGGCCCAGTGCTACCGCTACGACAGCCTGGCCCGGCTCACGCAGGCGTTCACCACCACCACGGCGAGCGGCTGCGCCACACCCGACCACACGTTCACCCCGGTCCCCGGCGAGACCGCGTACGACACGACGTACGCGTACTCGGCCCCGGTCCGGACGGTGTCGGGCACGACCGTCCCCGCGGTCACCGACGGCATGAACGCCCTGGCCGCGGTGACCGACAACATCACCGGCACGACCACCGCGTACGGGTACACCGACGCGGCGCACGAGCACGCCCCGACGATCGTGGGCGCCGGCACCTACACCTACGACGCCAACGGCAACCAGACCGGCAGGACCACGGCCGGCACGGCCACCACCCTCACCTGGAACCGGTTGCAGCAGCTGGAGAGCCTCACCAGCGGCACCAGCACCACCGGCAACATCTACGGCGCCGACGGGACGCGGCTGATCCGCCACGACCCCAGCGGCGACGCCGTGCTGTTCATCGGCGGCGAGGAACTCGTCTACACCAGAGCGGCGGGCACCGTCAGCGCCAACCGCTACTACGCCCTGGCGGGAACGACGGTCGCCCAGCGCAGCGCGTCCGGCGTCACCTACCTGCTCGGCGACGCGCAGGGCACCGCGAGCCTCGCGGTGACCAGCACCGGCACCGTGACCAGGCAGTACTACACGCCGTTCGGCAACCAGCGCGGCGGACAGGCACTGCGGCCCATCACCGACCGGGGCTTCCTCGGGCACGTGCAGGACTACGACGTGGGACTGGTGGAGAACGGGGCCCGGTTCTACGACCCGGCAGCCGGGGTGTTCATCAGCCCCGACCCGGTCAACACCGCGGGTGCGGGACAGCTCAACGCGTACGCGTACGCCGCGGACAACCCCGTCACCTACAGCGACCCCAGCGGCCTGCACGTTCCGCCGCCGGAGTCCAGCTACACGACCCCGCCGCAGTGCGACTGGGTGTGCCAGGCGCTCAAGGCGGCCAACGCGGTCGCGGACACCGTGGCGGACGGCTACCACGACCCGTACCGGCGGTCGCACCTGAGGCCGGTCGACGCCATGGCCCCGTTCAAGGTCGCCCCCGCGCCGTCCTGCGGCAGGAATTCCCTGCGTAGCTTCTTCCTCGGGGACGGACCGTGTCTGACGGCAGGGCCCTGGCGCTCGATGACGGACTACGACGACGAGTCCATTCTCAGCACCTACTGGAACGGCCCAGGGCAGTACGACTTCGCGGCGGCGAACGAGACGATCGACACGATCGGCTCCGAGCAGGTGAAACAGTACGGCGAGACGATCGAGGTCGCAGGTATCGGCGCCAACGGAACCTACAGCGAAAGCCACTACCAGGAACACAGCGTCGGAAGCGTGATGACCGTCAGCCTGCAGGGCGTTCCCGTCAGCCCGCCCAAGGGCATGGAGCTCAAGGTGGTAGTGGTTCCCACCTATGCCGTACGCCAGGTCCGCTACGAGTTCAACGGTCACGCAGTCACCTCGCAGCAGAAGGTGCTGATCGGCGTCACCCCCGCGTTCAGGGACCTGAACGGCGGACTGTACGGCTGGGACGGCAACAACAACCTGGTGCCGTTCATCGACCTGCATCCCCACGGAGTCTCGTGGTGA